One Serinicoccus chungangensis genomic window carries:
- a CDS encoding ABC transporter permease has product MTAEGWREVAGARSRPWSGNRRAAPRGGSGPWWAVLAGVVVVVLLLGAGAADQRADFTQAFLPPSVEHPFGTDQAGRDLLARSLAGARVSLLVGLVAALVSSVVGVVVGGLAGSLASRAGGGVVDGLLMRLVDAVNALPHLVLGIVIVALLGPSLGSVILSVALTHWTTTARLVRAELLALQGVGFVEAAVGAGAGRWWVLSRHLLAHVMGRVVLATVLMVPHAIMHESALSFLGLGLPDDQASLGTIIEQSRTAVLAGHWWPAVLPGLLLVGLSLVVFALGERLRPASRGRA; this is encoded by the coding sequence ATGACGGCTGAGGGGTGGCGCGAGGTCGCCGGGGCCCGCTCGAGGCCCTGGTCCGGGAACCGGCGCGCGGCGCCGAGGGGCGGGTCCGGACCCTGGTGGGCCGTCCTGGCCGGCGTGGTCGTGGTCGTCCTGCTGCTGGGCGCGGGCGCGGCCGACCAGCGGGCGGACTTCACGCAGGCCTTCCTACCGCCCTCGGTCGAGCACCCCTTCGGGACCGACCAGGCGGGTCGCGACCTGCTGGCCCGCAGCCTCGCGGGTGCCCGGGTGTCGCTCCTGGTCGGGCTGGTGGCGGCGCTCGTCTCCAGCGTCGTCGGAGTGGTCGTGGGCGGGCTCGCCGGCTCGCTGGCCTCCCGCGCCGGCGGTGGCGTCGTCGACGGCCTCCTGATGCGTCTCGTCGACGCCGTCAACGCCCTGCCGCACCTGGTGCTGGGCATCGTCATCGTCGCCCTGCTCGGGCCCTCGCTCGGGAGCGTGATCCTCAGCGTCGCCCTGACCCACTGGACGACCACCGCGCGCCTGGTGCGGGCCGAGCTGCTCGCCCTGCAGGGCGTGGGCTTCGTCGAGGCCGCGGTCGGGGCCGGCGCCGGGCGCTGGTGGGTGCTCTCCCGGCACCTGCTGGCGCACGTCATGGGCCGGGTGGTGCTCGCGACCGTGCTCATGGTGCCGCACGCGATCATGCACGAGTCGGCGCTGAGCTTCCTCGGGCTGGGGCTGCCCGACGACCAAGCCTCGCTCGGCACCATCATCGAGCAGTCGCGCACGGCCGTCCTCGCAGGGCACTGGTGGCCGGCGGTGCTGCCCGGCCTGCTGCTCGTGGGGCTGAGCCTGGTCGTCTTCGCGCTCGGCGAGCGGCTGCGCCCGGCGTCCCGGGGGCGCGCATGA
- a CDS encoding ATP-binding cassette domain-containing protein, whose amino-acid sequence MPAALRRRIAFVPQDPRQGVDPRWTLGRSLLEPSRLAGRAGDDTTVARMLDQVGLAPELASRRPDEVSGGQLQRVVLARALALGADFLLLDEPTSMVDAATARAVARAVHEHQHATGCGVLVASHDEELLRTWCDVVVEW is encoded by the coding sequence GTGCCCGCCGCCCTGCGCCGGCGCATCGCGTTCGTGCCGCAGGACCCGCGGCAGGGGGTCGACCCCCGCTGGACCCTCGGCCGCAGCCTGCTCGAGCCGTCCCGGCTGGCGGGGCGGGCCGGCGACGACACCACCGTCGCCCGGATGCTGGACCAGGTGGGTCTGGCCCCGGAGCTGGCCAGCCGCCGACCGGACGAGGTGTCCGGCGGCCAGCTGCAGCGGGTCGTGCTGGCCCGGGCCCTGGCCCTGGGGGCGGACTTCCTCCTGCTGGACGAGCCGACGTCGATGGTCGACGCCGCCACCGCGCGTGCGGTCGCACGGGCCGTGCACGAGCACCAGCACGCCACCGGGTGCGGGGTGCTGGTCGCCTCCCACGACGAGGAGCTCCTGCGCACCTGGTGCGACGTCGTCGTCGAGTGGTGA